The Stieleria maiorica genome includes the window TCATGTTCGTCAGCTGCGGGCAAATGACAGACTTGGCGACGGGCGTTCAGGGCGAACAGTTGCTGCAAACCAATTACGAACAGCATGACCCCCGCGAGGTCGTCGAAGGGATGCGCGGTGATTACGCCGAACGGTGGAACATCTACTGGATCACCGCACACTTCCTGACCGCCGCAGCCGACTTTGAGAAATTGGGCGTGGACTGGCGGTCATTTTGAACGTCGAATCCAGCCCGCACGCGTAAGCAAGGGCCGGGCGGCACCCATCGTTCACGCTTCTCCTGATCACATTGTTTTGGGGACATCGTTGCAATCAGCAGGTCGCCAAGCGTTTCACCGCAACGCCACAGGGGCCGAAAGCCTTGGCGGCTTCCGCTACCCCAACGTCAAGCGTTGACGGAGCGTTCGAGCTTTTCTAGCCTTCGATGTGCTGGAGCACAAACTCCAGTGCTGCGGATTGGTCGTCGAATCGATCCATCGGGACGGAGGTAATCTCATCGAACGATCGAAACCAGGTCTCTTGGCGTTTGGCCAGCTGTCGGGTGTGGGTCGCGACCAGGTCCTTCAATTCATCGATGGGGCCGCCGCCTGCCGCTTTCCAGTCGAGGGTCTCGCGATAGCCGACGGCTTGAGCTGCGGTTCGGGACAATGCGCCAAACCGCGCGAGCAGTTGTTCGACTTCCTCAATCAAGCCCCGCTGGAACATGCGATCGACGCGCTGGTTGATCCGCTGGTGCAAGGCGGATCGTTCGTGCTGCAACGCGAACACGTTGCAGGACCGCGCGTCGACGTGGCGGTCGAATTGCACTTGTCGATGGCTGAGCGGCATTCCGGTCTGCTTGGACACCTCCAACGCCCGGATCATCCGACGCGTGTCACCCGGTGCGATCCGGGACGCCGAAATCGGATCCACTTGGGCCAGCCGCTGGCGCAGCGCTTCGACCCCGAAGGTGTCGATGTCGCGTTGCACCGATTCGCGGAACTCCCAGTCCGGCGGCGGTCCCACGTCAAAACCCCTCAAGACCGCTTTGAGGAACATCGGAGTTCCGCCGACAAAGATCGGGCGTTTTCCACGTTTTGTGATCTCGCGGACCCGCCGATGGGCTTCGTCCAAGTAGCACGCGACACTGAAATCCTGGTCCGGGTCGGCCAGATCGAGCAGGTAATGGGGCACCGTGGCACGCTCCGCGGCACTCGGTTTGGCCGTCCCGATGTCCATGTGTCGATACACCGCGATCGAATCAAGCGACAGGATTTCTCCCCCGATCCGCTGGGCCAGCTGCAGCGCCAGCGACGTTTTTCCAGAGGCCGTCGGGCCCGTCAGGA containing:
- the miaA gene encoding tRNA (adenosine(37)-N6)-dimethylallyltransferase MiaA → MSEPSPTTFPPLVEETIVLTGPTASGKTSLALQLAQRIGGEILSLDSIAVYRHMDIGTAKPSAAERATVPHYLLDLADPDQDFSVACYLDEAHRRVREITKRGKRPIFVGGTPMFLKAVLRGFDVGPPPDWEFRESVQRDIDTFGVEALRQRLAQVDPISASRIAPGDTRRMIRALEVSKQTGMPLSHRQVQFDRHVDARSCNVFALQHERSALHQRINQRVDRMFQRGLIEEVEQLLARFGALSRTAAQAVGYRETLDWKAAGGGPIDELKDLVATHTRQLAKRQETWFRSFDEITSVPMDRFDDQSAALEFVLQHIEG